From Coffea arabica cultivar ET-39 chromosome 10e, Coffea Arabica ET-39 HiFi, whole genome shotgun sequence, one genomic window encodes:
- the LOC113713026 gene encoding xylulose kinase 2-like isoform X1: MADYSLPQGSLFLGFDSSTQSLKATVLDGNFNIVATEIVNYDSELPHYKTKDGVHRDPTVNGRIVSPTLMWVEALDLVLQRLKKSNLDFGKIAAISGSGQQHGSVFWKNGSEAILSTLDPKKPLLDQFGNAFSINESPIWMDSSTTEQCKDIENAVGGPMELSKLTGSRAHERFTGPQIRRMYQTKPEVYDSTERISLVSSFMASLLIGSYASIDHTDGAGMNLMDIKQRAWSKKALEATAPGLEAKLGTLAPAHSVAGLISPYFVERYKFDKDCLIVHWSGDNPNSLAGLTLNTPGDLAISLGTSDTVFGITAEHNPSLEGHVFPNPVDTSGYMVMLCYKNGSLTREDIRNRCAEKSWEVFNKLLQQTPPLNGGKLGFYYKEHEILPPLPVGFHRYALDGFKGDSVEGLKEREVSEFDPPSEVRALIEGQLLSMRAHAERFGMPSPPKRIIATGGASANTTILSSIASIFGSNVYTVQRPDSASLGAALRAAHGWLCNRKGSFLPIWFMYRDKLEKSSLNCKLAVTAGDQELVAKYALLMKKRVEIEKSLVQKLGRL; the protein is encoded by the exons ATGGCGGATTACTCTCTTCCTCAAGGTTCACTCTTCCTTGGCTTCGATAGCTCCACTCA GTCGTTAAAAGCAACCGTGTTAGATGGCAATTTCAACATTGTTGCCACAGAAATTGTGAATTATGATTCTGAATTGccccattacaaaaccaaggaTGGTGTCCATAGAGACCCAACAGTCAATGGTAGGATTGTTTCTCCCACTTTAATGTGGGTGGAAGCATTGGACCTTGTGCTtcagaggttgaaaaaatcaaatttggacTTTGGAAAGATTGCTGCTATTTCTGGTAGCGGACAGCAGCATGGTAGTGTGTTTTGGAAGAATGGAAGCGAGGCAATATTGTCAACATTGGACCCAAAAAAACCATtgttggatcaatttggtaatGCCTTTTCGATTAACGAATCACCTATATGGATGGATAGTAGCACCACTGAGCAGTGCAAGGACATTGAGAACGCTGTTGGAGGTCCAATGGAGCTGTCGAAATTGACTGGTTCCCGTGCCCATGAGAGATTTACAGGCCCTCAAATTCGAAGGATGTACCAGACAAAGCCTGAAGTTTATGATTCTACTGAAAGGATCTCACTTGTTAGCTCATTCATGGCTTCACTTCTCATTGGTAGCTATGCCTCTATTGATCATACTGATGGGGCTGGGATGAATCTCATGGATATTAAACAGAGAGCTTGGTCTAAGAAAGCCTTGGAG GCCACAGCACCGGGTTTGGAGGCAAAGCTTGGAACTTTAGCACCTGCACATTCCGTTGCAGGTCTTATTTCCCCTTACTTTGTGGAGAG GTACAAGTTTGACAAAGATTGCTTGATTGTTCATTGGTCTGGTGATAATCCTAACAGCCTAGCAG GATTGACCCTCAACACTCCGGGGGACCTTGCAATTAGTCTTGGCACCAGTGACACT GTCTTTGGTATCACTGCTGAACATAATCCAAGCTTAGAAGGACACGTTTTTCCTAATCCAGTGGATACAAGTGGCTACATGGTGATGTTGTGCTATAAGAATGGGTCTTTGACACGTGAAG ATATTCGAAATCGTTGTGCTGAGAAATCTTGGGAAGTTTTCAATAAACTTCTGCAGCAAACACCACCTCTAAATG GTGGAAAGCTCGGTTTTTATTACAAGGAGCACGAAATACTTCCTCCACTTCCTG TTGGTTTCCACCGTTACGCCCTTGATGGTTTCAAGGGTGACTCTGTAGAAGGACTAAAAGAACGTGAAGTTTCAGAGTTTGATCCTCCATCTGAG GTGCGAGCATTAATTGAGGGACAGTTACTCTCCATGAGGGCTCATGCTGAGAGATTTGGAATGCCTTCTCCCCCAAAGCGGATTATTGCAACAGGTGGAGCATCTGCAAATACCACCATCCTGAGTTCGATAGCTTCCATTTTCGGGTCAAATGTTTATACAGTGCAAAGGCCTG ACTCGGCTTCGCTGGGAGCTGCATTGAGGGCTGCTCATGGCTGGTTGTGCAACAGGAAGGGCAGTTTTCTACCCATCTGGTTCATGTACAGGGACAAATTGGAGAAGTCCTCCCTAAATTGCAAGCTTGCTGTGACTGCTGGAGACCAAGAACTTGTTGCAAAGTATGCTCTATTGATGAAGAAGAGAGTGGAGATTGAGAAGAGTCTTGTCCAGAAGCTGGGGCGTCTCTAA
- the LOC113713026 gene encoding xylulose kinase 2-like isoform X2, whose protein sequence is MWVEALDLVLQRLKKSNLDFGKIAAISGSGQQHGSVFWKNGSEAILSTLDPKKPLLDQFGNAFSINESPIWMDSSTTEQCKDIENAVGGPMELSKLTGSRAHERFTGPQIRRMYQTKPEVYDSTERISLVSSFMASLLIGSYASIDHTDGAGMNLMDIKQRAWSKKALEATAPGLEAKLGTLAPAHSVAGLISPYFVERYKFDKDCLIVHWSGDNPNSLAGLTLNTPGDLAISLGTSDTVFGITAEHNPSLEGHVFPNPVDTSGYMVMLCYKNGSLTREDIRNRCAEKSWEVFNKLLQQTPPLNGGKLGFYYKEHEILPPLPVGFHRYALDGFKGDSVEGLKEREVSEFDPPSEVRALIEGQLLSMRAHAERFGMPSPPKRIIATGGASANTTILSSIASIFGSNVYTVQRPDSASLGAALRAAHGWLCNRKGSFLPIWFMYRDKLEKSSLNCKLAVTAGDQELVAKYALLMKKRVEIEKSLVQKLGRL, encoded by the exons ATGTGGGTGGAAGCATTGGACCTTGTGCTtcagaggttgaaaaaatcaaatttggacTTTGGAAAGATTGCTGCTATTTCTGGTAGCGGACAGCAGCATGGTAGTGTGTTTTGGAAGAATGGAAGCGAGGCAATATTGTCAACATTGGACCCAAAAAAACCATtgttggatcaatttggtaatGCCTTTTCGATTAACGAATCACCTATATGGATGGATAGTAGCACCACTGAGCAGTGCAAGGACATTGAGAACGCTGTTGGAGGTCCAATGGAGCTGTCGAAATTGACTGGTTCCCGTGCCCATGAGAGATTTACAGGCCCTCAAATTCGAAGGATGTACCAGACAAAGCCTGAAGTTTATGATTCTACTGAAAGGATCTCACTTGTTAGCTCATTCATGGCTTCACTTCTCATTGGTAGCTATGCCTCTATTGATCATACTGATGGGGCTGGGATGAATCTCATGGATATTAAACAGAGAGCTTGGTCTAAGAAAGCCTTGGAG GCCACAGCACCGGGTTTGGAGGCAAAGCTTGGAACTTTAGCACCTGCACATTCCGTTGCAGGTCTTATTTCCCCTTACTTTGTGGAGAG GTACAAGTTTGACAAAGATTGCTTGATTGTTCATTGGTCTGGTGATAATCCTAACAGCCTAGCAG GATTGACCCTCAACACTCCGGGGGACCTTGCAATTAGTCTTGGCACCAGTGACACT GTCTTTGGTATCACTGCTGAACATAATCCAAGCTTAGAAGGACACGTTTTTCCTAATCCAGTGGATACAAGTGGCTACATGGTGATGTTGTGCTATAAGAATGGGTCTTTGACACGTGAAG ATATTCGAAATCGTTGTGCTGAGAAATCTTGGGAAGTTTTCAATAAACTTCTGCAGCAAACACCACCTCTAAATG GTGGAAAGCTCGGTTTTTATTACAAGGAGCACGAAATACTTCCTCCACTTCCTG TTGGTTTCCACCGTTACGCCCTTGATGGTTTCAAGGGTGACTCTGTAGAAGGACTAAAAGAACGTGAAGTTTCAGAGTTTGATCCTCCATCTGAG GTGCGAGCATTAATTGAGGGACAGTTACTCTCCATGAGGGCTCATGCTGAGAGATTTGGAATGCCTTCTCCCCCAAAGCGGATTATTGCAACAGGTGGAGCATCTGCAAATACCACCATCCTGAGTTCGATAGCTTCCATTTTCGGGTCAAATGTTTATACAGTGCAAAGGCCTG ACTCGGCTTCGCTGGGAGCTGCATTGAGGGCTGCTCATGGCTGGTTGTGCAACAGGAAGGGCAGTTTTCTACCCATCTGGTTCATGTACAGGGACAAATTGGAGAAGTCCTCCCTAAATTGCAAGCTTGCTGTGACTGCTGGAGACCAAGAACTTGTTGCAAAGTATGCTCTATTGATGAAGAAGAGAGTGGAGATTGAGAAGAGTCTTGTCCAGAAGCTGGGGCGTCTCTAA